ttgttatatttgtttatttaatccTTGGCTATTGCtctgtatgaaatttaaatataatatatgcaGTCAATGATTATATGATTTATATGCCATGAATTGTTTCTATAATGACCTCTCTGTTGTTTAAGAACTCTTAAAAAATACCTCTTAGTACTATCTTGTACACATTCCAATGGCTGTTGAAGTATGTATTTGATAGGACTCATGTTTCCACTACTTAGATTTTGAAGTGGCTCATTCAAAACATGTATTCCGCTGTTGAGATGCTTTTGACCATCTGAAGTTAGGCTCCAACTGGATTCTTGTGACAATGATGGTTCAgactgaaaaacaaatgtttacaatTTTGCTTTCTATCAAATTTTGACAACTGTTAACCATTTCAAATActaagaaataaaacattttaatggaCATAATAGTTGTTGGTACATATGAAGGGACaggttttaaaatattcaaatcaagTTCAACTCCATGAAATATTTATGTGCCTGCTGTAGGCCaggaacatttatattttttttagtgttcctCATTGTTTAATTATGAAaccaaaactttttttaaagcttttatGATGAACAATTTTTTAATCGAATCTCTTATCagatttcatcaatttttttaaGAGCATTATCAgacttaagaattattttttaattttgtggcAATAGGGCCTAGCTGGCAATGATTGATCACATTTTCTTTGAACCTCAGTGGTCATTAAGTCCACTCACATTTAAACCAGCCTTGCAGtagtttattaaataataatttgtataaaaccTTCAATGCGGCTTCATTGGTCGTGTGGtccaattattaataaaaaaaaaatttaagggtCCCTGGAAActagtgtctcgcctacttttgctgtaaccACATAGTGAATATTTGTAAATGTCACTGCCGCCGCTGTAATGTAGGATCGCTCAGTCTTGCTTTTTTGACTGAAGTCGAAGGCTCATTAAGAATCCCAGATCCTGTCTTATTTTAATTGATGTTGACTGTGTAGACTGTgtagtattcttttttttttttatattcttatctATTCAATGTTTTAACTTGTTTTATGTCTCATGGACATTTTTTCCCCATtacaatattgaaatgtaaataacaTTTTCACCAAACTTGGGTATGGGAACACTATATTTACCTGTGATGATACTTCATACAGTCCTGGTGTATCAAAACAACTGACAATTTCTCTGCGTGGTCTTTTCAATACAGGCTCTTCATTctgataaaattcaatgtttgcATTCATGAAATTAAGAAAATCCCTAAACATTAGACATACATCATTATTGATTGAATCAGCTAGAATATTAAGCAAGCTTGCTGGGGCAAGCTGATGAAgtgtataaataataaaatgtcattATAATTTTGGTGGCAATACgtctatttttttgttgaaaaaacaagtgaaactgcgagctactgctcactgatgatacccccgccgcaagtggttaatattaatagtgtaaaaatatgcaagtgttcggtaaacaggaagttgtcgagtgatgaatctgaaaacgcatcacacggtatagctgacttatataaatcctgaaaccaaatttcagaaatccttgtattgtagttcctgagaaaaatgtgacgaaaattttcaacttggctgtcatgtgtaaaatcatacaagtgttcggtaaacaggaagttgtctagtgatgaatctgaaaacgcatcacacggtatggctgacatatataaatgacagaaagggtggatgtgtagttcctgagaaaaatgtgacgaaaattttcaacttggctatcatgtgtaaaatcatacaagtgttcggtaaacaggaagttgtcaagtgatcaatctgaaaacgcatcacacggtatagctgacttagataatccttgtattgtattgtagttcctgagaaaaatgtgacgaaaattttcaacttggctatcatgtgtaaaatcatacaagtgttcggtaaacaggaagttgtcaagtgatgaatctgaaaacgcatcacacggtatggctgacatatataaatgttgataccaaattacagaaagggtggatgtgtagttcctgagaaaaatgtgacgaaaattttcaacttggctatcatgtgtaaaatcatacaagtgttcggtaaacaggaagttatcaagtgatcaatctgaaaacgcatcacacggtatagctgacttagataaaccctgaaaccaaatttcagaaatccttgtattgtattgtagttcctgagaaaaatgtgacgaaaattttcaacttggctatcatgtgtaaaatcatacaagtgttcggtaaacaggaagttgtcaagtgatgaatctgaaaacgcatcacacggtatggctgacatatataattgttgataccaaattacagaaagggtggatgtgtagttcctgagaaaaatgtgacgaaagtttcatgggacggactgactgacggatggacggactgacggacggacagacagaggtaaaacagtatacccccccttttttaaagcgggggtataaaaaaacAGTTCGCAAAACTACTTTTAATCATGCAAAATATTGTGATAGTTACtaagctgtatatatatatatatatatatacggtatGTATGTATGCTGCTGTACTATTACGTACATAGTATTGGGtttacacattgatatcgtaaaatatcagccgttAGCCACATTGAATGTGAACCTTTTTAGTGATTGAGTGCAGCAACAAAttaataatcaaagtactgaagtactgaacattggaTGACCCAAGTTCTTGTGGATTGTCCAAAAAGTACTtgtcttagaaaaaaaatcacatctctattcCTGAGAGTGAGTCTCTCGTGCGTGGATGATAAAAGCCACTTTACGCTGGCGTATTGGGGAGCAGCCATGTGtgtgtacaaatatatatatatatataatttcaatttttctaataGAATGGATTTGGGTAGGCATTTGTATCTTCCTGCAAAAAATCTGTAATCATCCATGCAGAGTTATAGTTCCTTGAGATTGCAAAGATACTTACATTCTTAAGATACTCTTCTGCATGCATGTACATagatattaatgtttttttactttatagCAAGCGGTAATGAATGTTTGTTTGCACTTGATGATGTTAAAGCTGTGATATTAATAGAATTTCGGAGCAACTGAGCAGACGACTATAGGAAGGAGGATAAATGACATcattgcctaatattttcgaaGATTATTGACCTGTAAATGTTTACTTTTGacataattaaagaaccttagtgagcacgctcacataccccacgtccccacattgtcattggagaaattaaataagtgtaagaaaaaaaaaaattgtataagaaaaaatattgaataataatttcctgtcaatatatatgcacatcaacatagtctgtccttattatctacaaaatttcatgaaattctgttgtgtggtttcagaggagttgagatgacaaactgttgcagaagtatattgaagcaaataagttcaaaggggcgtaactcctagaaaaaaaaattgaatcgtaatttcctgttgatatgcacatctacatagtatgtccttattatctacaaatgttcatgaaattctgttgtgtggtttcagaggagttgagatgacaaactgttgaagtagtaccttaaagcaaataagttcaaagagatgtaactcctagaaaaaaaattgaatcgtaatttcctgtcgatatgcacatctacatagtatgtccttattatcttaaaaggtttcatgaaattctgttgtgtagtttcagaggagttgcgatgacaaactgttgcagtagtacaataaagtaaataagttcaaaggggggtaactcctagaaaaaaaattgaattgtaatttcctgtcgatatgcacatctacatagtatgtccttattatctaaaaaggtttcgtgaaattctgttgtgtagtttcagaggagttgcgatgacaaactgttgcagtagtacattaagcaaataagttcaaaggggcgtaactcttataaaaaaaattgaatcgcaatttcctgtcgatatgcacaactacatagtatgtccttttcatttgaaaaggtttcgtgaaattctgttgtgtggtttgagaggagttgcgatgacaagaaacaggactgacggacggactgacgggtcaaaaacattataccctccgcaacggTATAATAAATTATGACTAGGaggaaaagttgtctcattgggacttATACCATATCAGTCATCTTCTCATATCtacatgaatatacatgtaatcatgataataaaaaagTTTTAAGTGCATCATCTacaaaaagtttgaaataaatttgTTTGTAGACCAGAgaagttttacatattttggcaaCATAGTATAGTGTGTACAATAATGAAGGTTTATACCTTTAATAAGCTATCTGGCTTGAAGTCTTTATTTTCTTCTACAGGATCTGCTCTACTTGGTGCTacaaatatctgaaaaataaaatagaaaaaatattcttCAAGGCCTTACAAACATTGAAAATAACtagaaaaacaagaatatgtccatagatCACATGAGCCCCAATTGCACTATCAAttactatgttcagtggacaattTGGCATTGAgattaaaatatcatatattagGCAAGATTGGTACTAAATTTTAAGTTGATTAAAtgtactttatcaaaaacttctTTGACCTGAAACTGTAACCTGaagacagacaaacagaccaatggacagacagatgaacggacagacaaaaaaaatataatgcccTTTGTCAGGGCATAAAAACCTACAATcataaaatgtttgaagaaatgtTTACATTAAATCAATATCATAACAAGCTGATCACTAAAATCAATATATCCGTCTAATGTGCAACTCCTTTTGACAATGTTTGACAGGTCTCAGAATaacttttgttcattgttaaaatgtaatgTACATgttacttacatgtatactagtcctgacattatattttattgtcatgaaaAAAGCATGAttttataaacatgtaatgtTAAACTGGTCCCGGGTTAGAAGTaaggttgggatcctgctaacatttttaattttgactCATTCTGAagttatgtgcctgtcccaagtcaggagcctgtaattaagtggttgatatatgttgctgtgtaacatatattggttttccttaaaaaaagaaattttacccTAATTATAGGCCCTTATTTTTCTagtatgaatggttttacatttgtgatttcacgGCTTTTTATATCTGACTTTGCTGTATGGGACACggggggtctcaacatgggattttgggtacaggtgtgcagctgggattttaaaaacgccccccattcatatattgaataattgtgaaatccctacctatacatatatttcacagcgaaatcataacccattcatatatttatctaTGGAACGCCGTGACTGTCTTATGAtgttgattgtttaatatgttcggtgctttatgcattatgttcagtagtatgtatattatgttcagtagatatcctattatgttcagtagttattacattatgttcagtagttattacattatgtttagtagtttttacattatattcggtgctttggttattatgttcagtagtttcattattatatgcaaTGGTATTTAAATTATGTTCTGTACTTCTGACATtatattcagtacatttttcattatgttcagttctttcgacattatgttcagtagattcaatattatttgcagtACATCATGTAATACCTTCAGCAGTCCCAATTACTTTATATTCAGTAgattattcattatgttcagtaaaagCATCTGTATTATATTCGGTTCGTTCAGCTTTATGTTCAGTGGTTTtatcattatgatgatgtagTAAAAGTCGGGAAGTCAATAGCGGAAATTGTCGGAAAAAACGAACGCGGATATTTTTGACGGACGTTTTATTCATGAACATGCACCTTTACGTGATTAAATTAAAATGGAAGAAATGGAAGCAGTTTTAAATCGGTGTGGTTAACGTTCCCAAGTTGGCATTTTCACAAGGAAAAAATAACTCCTGACTTAATTTGTAAGTTGTCGCTACAAGATTTCGCATATTTAGGTATGAACGACAGgagaaaaataatggaattaagaATAGCTTGTGTTCATTTCAGCAGCAATATTTTGACTAAGAGTAATAACAAGTTTTTCATTCCCAAAGAAGCACTGGAATCCCTGCTTGAAATCGatttgactgtttttaaaatattccctgtggactacccccccctttttgtgctctctattttcaaccctcgaattaagctttccaatctaattaaaattaaaaccttgctttctaaccaatctgttcatgtaccggaccggcaactttctttatttaatacgaaaatctaaagtgccgttatacacatgcatgttgtttgcttggagaATACGCCCGCAAAGAAAGACATAGCCTAAAtccgaaggcacaaataagaaaaagaaagttttttggcaaagggtgccggggtaattctatctgtgttcaaaatatacatgaaatatttgccactgccccatTTTTGTTCTTAAATTCTAATCCTGAGTTTTTTATCtgttacatgccaagaaatccgagctaaaaattccggtcgacctcctacggcacccattagtatataaagatttgatttcattcaacaaattttaggaccttcatgtacgtgtcaTTTAGAACACAGCTATATACATtgtaccaaatggtcaatattaatcatccatgtaatttgctttATGGGATGTTTgaagaatttcaacggaggcaatttcttggcatgatcAATTGTGTGTTCATCTTCCCTTTTTCTCCTTTGATATAAAGCGTTCcaatgaataacaaaataaaaagagttACGCAAGAGACTTCTCATTTTTACCGGTTAAAGGTGATGGGTGCTTTGCGGCTCCTCATTTCTTACCCATGAAAACTTAAAATCTTTTGTATCCCCCTCTAAATTTAAGCCAATTAAGAAAAAATATCCCCTTCTACAGTGATCcgaaaaaattaaaggcgacaataataatacatgtaaatcttataaataatcaaaatgtttctgtgtattggttttggtttgttcttcaaactACCACTAAAGGGCAGTGTCTTGCCTGAATACGAACTGCTTGATAGTGAAGAAGTGCCCTTACtttaagatcgattatgaataataagaattcatgaacctcaAGAAATCTGACGTACCCATAATTGACAATCCTGACACGAAATtatcaattggcatttatccgtttcagatccgttcatcatccattttatccgttatacgtccggtagaagtccgttggtaaatttatctgccagacctcaAACGGATGTATAACGAACACGTTACGGATACAAAACCGAAgt
The window above is part of the Mytilus edulis chromosome 6, xbMytEdul2.2, whole genome shotgun sequence genome. Proteins encoded here:
- the LOC139527456 gene encoding uncharacterized protein, with the protein product MGEYLGCPNHRYSLGMKWRRSSILCGHPDHKGKSKPESDRAVTPQISHHLLRTRGVVLPIGSGLCRNCRQIVTREMEESIWPNFEIFVAPSRADPVEENKDFKPDSLLKNEEPVLKRPRREIVSCFDTPGLYEVSSQSEPSLSQESSWSLTSDGQKHLNSGIHVLNEPLQNLSSGNMSPIKYILQQPLECVQDSTKRYFLRVLKQQRGHYRNNSWHINHIIIDCIYYI